One region of Thiorhodovibrio frisius genomic DNA includes:
- a CDS encoding DUF29 domain-containing protein has product MTDLAALYQTDYVQWTQRNADLLRAGRFKELDIEHLLEELSDMSKSDRRELHSRLLVLIAHLLKWQFQYQTLNERWREFKGDSWRSTIIEQRQRLAILLRKSPGLKSALDDTIADAYPDAVVVAHKETCLPLTSFPTVCPYLTEQLLDDAFYPDSTPAHNCVDS; this is encoded by the coding sequence ATGACCGACCTCGCTGCCCTCTATCAGACCGACTACGTCCAGTGGACACAGCGCAACGCCGATTTATTGCGTGCCGGTCGTTTCAAGGAGCTGGATATAGAACACTTACTGGAAGAGTTGAGCGACATGAGCAAAAGCGACCGGCGCGAATTGCACAGCCGTTTGTTGGTGTTGATCGCGCATCTGCTCAAGTGGCAATTCCAATACCAGACGCTCAACGAACGCTGGCGTGAGTTCAAGGGCGACAGTTGGCGTTCGACCATCATTGAACAGCGTCAGCGTCTTGCCATCCTGCTGCGCAAGTCGCCCGGCTTAAAGTCCGCATTGGACGACACCATCGCCGACGCCTATCCCGACGCAGTCGTCGTAGCTCACAAGGAAACCTGCCTGCCGCTGACAAGCTTCCCAACCGTCTGCCCTTATCTCACAGAACAACTGCTGGATGATGCGTTTTATCCGGATTCCACGCCAGCGCACAATTGTGTGGACTCATAA
- a CDS encoding alkaline phosphatase family protein — translation MIKPDYAGGCIVNLMSSLLHARGATSIDLPEARLLPAAELADYRHLVLIVIDGLGANWLARHSPDGLLARHQLGSLTSVFPSTTAAAIGSFLTGVPPAQHGITGWFTWLRELGCVMKTLPGQPRCGGQSNWAMVEDLRTLFPCPSVFERITTGSTVISPKQIAHSAFNRAHCGPARLRPYRNLKDCFRQIEQAVKRTRQPSYIYAYWSELDHLGHKHGIDSTETINHLYALEQGLAQLTTRLAGSDACLLISADHGQLDCTKADQTQIAAHPALADRLRLPLCGEPRAAFCYTCADELDGFIAAAQDTLGTRFDVVRSRDLLAQGVFGPGTPHPELTHRIGDATLIARDHCVILDRLPTEKPFTPIGVHGGLSPDEMLVPLCRIDCRI, via the coding sequence ATGATAAAACCCGACTACGCTGGTGGCTGCATTGTCAACCTGATGAGTTCGCTGCTGCACGCACGCGGCGCCACCAGCATCGACCTTCCGGAGGCCCGACTGCTGCCAGCGGCGGAGCTGGCCGACTACCGCCATCTGGTGCTGATCGTGATCGACGGTCTGGGCGCGAACTGGCTGGCACGGCACTCGCCCGATGGCCTGCTCGCCCGCCACCAGCTCGGTAGCCTGACCAGCGTCTTCCCGTCCACCACAGCAGCGGCCATTGGCAGCTTTCTGACCGGCGTGCCGCCCGCGCAGCATGGCATCACCGGCTGGTTTACCTGGCTGCGCGAGCTGGGCTGCGTGATGAAAACCTTGCCCGGCCAGCCCCGCTGCGGCGGTCAGAGCAACTGGGCCATGGTCGAGGATCTGCGCACGCTCTTCCCCTGCCCGTCAGTTTTTGAGCGCATCACTACCGGCTCGACGGTGATCAGCCCCAAGCAGATCGCGCATTCAGCCTTCAATCGCGCCCATTGCGGCCCGGCGCGACTGCGACCCTATCGCAACCTGAAAGACTGTTTTCGCCAGATCGAGCAGGCCGTCAAGCGCACTCGCCAGCCAAGCTATATCTATGCCTACTGGTCGGAGCTGGATCATCTCGGGCACAAGCACGGTATCGATAGCACGGAGACGATCAATCATTTGTACGCGCTCGAGCAGGGCCTGGCGCAACTGACGACAAGACTGGCCGGCAGCGACGCCTGTTTGTTGATCAGCGCCGATCATGGTCAGCTCGATTGTACTAAGGCGGATCAGACCCAAATCGCCGCACATCCAGCGCTGGCTGATCGGCTGCGGCTGCCGCTGTGCGGCGAGCCGCGCGCGGCTTTTTGCTACACTTGTGCCGATGAACTGGATGGCTTCATCGCGGCTGCACAGGATACGCTCGGCACGCGCTTTGATGTCGTTCGCTCGCGCGATCTGCTGGCGCAGGGGGTTTTTGGTCCGGGCACGCCGCATCCTGAGTTGACACATCGTATCGGCGATGCCACCTTAATCGCCCGTGATCACTGCGTCATCTTAGACCGCCTGCCGACGGAGAAGCCCTTCACCCCTATCGGCGTGCATGGCGGCCTGAGTCCTGACGAAATGCTGGTGCCCCTATGCCGCATCGATTGCCGCATCTAA
- a CDS encoding uracil-DNA glycosylase, protein MSVQVSDPPPTFNPACRACTRLADFLSEVRAEHPGYHAAPVPPFGDPNARLLIVGLAPGMHGANRTGRPFTGDYAGILLYASLHRHGFGSRGESVSAGDGLELIDCRITNAVKCLPPANKPLPAEMRACNPYLSAELASLPPDAVVLALGQIAHRAVLLGCGLKQSALPFAHAAEYVLPGGRRLIDSYHCSRYNTQTRRLTEAMFYQVMARCRALLDAPEPCGVDPC, encoded by the coding sequence ATGTCTGTCCAGGTTTCCGATCCGCCCCCAACCTTCAACCCGGCCTGCCGTGCCTGCACGCGCTTGGCGGATTTTCTCTCTGAGGTGCGCGCCGAGCATCCCGGCTACCATGCCGCGCCGGTGCCGCCTTTTGGCGATCCGAACGCGCGTCTGCTGATCGTCGGCCTGGCGCCAGGCATGCATGGCGCGAACCGCACCGGCCGGCCCTTTACCGGGGATTATGCCGGCATTTTGCTCTATGCCAGCCTGCATCGGCACGGCTTTGGCAGTCGTGGCGAGTCGGTCAGCGCCGGTGATGGGTTGGAATTGATCGATTGCCGCATCACCAATGCGGTTAAGTGTCTGCCGCCAGCCAACAAGCCGTTGCCAGCGGAGATGCGCGCCTGCAATCCGTATCTGAGCGCTGAACTGGCCAGCCTGCCGCCAGATGCCGTGGTGCTGGCGCTAGGGCAGATTGCGCATCGGGCGGTGCTGCTTGGCTGCGGGCTCAAGCAATCGGCGCTGCCTTTCGCCCATGCCGCCGAGTATGTTTTGCCCGGTGGTCGGCGGCTGATCGATTCCTACCATTGCAGCCGCTACAACACCCAGACCCGGCGCCTGACCGAAGCCATGTTCTATCAGGTCATGGCGCGCTGCCGGGCGCTGCTGGATGCGCCCGAGCCGTGCGGAGTCGATCCGTGCTGA
- the uvrC gene encoding excinuclease ABC subunit UvrC, with product MLTDEARRALLARIPSQPGVYRMLDAEGTVLYVGKAKELKRRVSSYFSRSLNHRLQVMVARIADIQITVTRTEGEALLLEADLIKSHQPRFNVLLRDDKSYPFIYLSTQDAFPRLAFYRGSRKGKGRYFGPYPSASAVRETLQLLQKIFPVRQCRDSFFRNRSRPCLQYQIKRCTAPCVGLISEPDYAEDVARSIKFLDGRTDEVIRELGERMDEAAAALEFERAAVLRDQIATLGRIQQRQYVTASGGDLDILACATEAGVHCVQVFFIRAGHNLGNKSFFPKAPLDATPETVMAGFLTQFYADKPIAPELLVSHAPEEQEFLETAFAQRAGRRVAIRHPLRGERAQWLKMAQSNAELALKSRLGSRSGYNQRLEALRELLKLDEQPRRMECFDISHTQGELTVASCVVFDDEGPRKSDYRRFNIDGIAPGDDYAAMAQALGRRYKRIKDGEVPVPDLLFIDGGRGQLNAAVGILEELGIQGVRLVGVAKGPDRKPGAEQLWQPHQRHAIIAPADSPAMHLIQQIRDEAHRFAITGHRQRRDKARRTSVLEDIPGVGAKRRASLLRAFGGLRGLRRASADDIARVDGISTVLAEQIHQAVHQELGG from the coding sequence GTGCTGACCGACGAGGCCCGTCGCGCGCTGCTCGCGCGCATCCCCAGCCAGCCCGGCGTCTATCGCATGCTCGATGCCGAGGGCACTGTGCTCTATGTCGGCAAGGCCAAGGAACTCAAGCGCCGCGTTAGCAGTTATTTCAGCCGTTCGCTGAATCATCGCTTACAGGTGATGGTGGCGCGGATTGCCGATATTCAGATCACGGTTACTCGCACCGAGGGCGAGGCGCTGCTGCTCGAGGCGGACCTGATCAAATCCCATCAGCCGCGCTTTAATGTGCTGCTGCGTGATGACAAAAGCTACCCCTTTATTTATTTGAGCACCCAGGATGCCTTTCCGCGTCTGGCCTTCTATCGCGGCTCGCGCAAGGGCAAGGGGCGGTATTTCGGTCCCTATCCCAGTGCCTCGGCGGTGCGCGAGACGCTGCAACTCTTGCAAAAAATCTTTCCGGTGCGCCAGTGTCGCGACAGCTTCTTTCGCAACCGCTCGCGACCCTGCCTGCAATATCAGATTAAGCGGTGCACTGCGCCTTGTGTGGGGCTGATCAGCGAGCCCGACTACGCAGAGGATGTTGCGCGCAGCATCAAGTTTCTCGACGGACGCACCGATGAGGTGATCCGCGAACTTGGCGAGCGCATGGACGAGGCGGCGGCGGCGCTGGAGTTTGAGCGGGCCGCTGTGCTGCGCGACCAGATCGCCACCCTCGGGCGCATCCAGCAGCGTCAGTATGTGACTGCCAGCGGCGGCGATCTCGACATCCTCGCCTGCGCCACCGAGGCCGGCGTGCATTGCGTGCAGGTGTTCTTTATTCGTGCTGGGCACAATCTGGGCAACAAGAGCTTTTTCCCCAAAGCCCCGTTGGATGCGACGCCAGAGACGGTCATGGCCGGCTTTCTGACCCAATTTTATGCCGACAAGCCCATTGCGCCGGAGCTGCTGGTCAGCCACGCACCGGAGGAGCAGGAGTTTCTCGAGACCGCCTTCGCCCAACGCGCCGGGCGCCGGGTCGCCATCCGTCACCCTCTGCGCGGTGAACGTGCCCAGTGGCTGAAGATGGCCCAGAGCAATGCCGAGCTGGCGCTGAAATCGCGCCTCGGCAGTCGTTCCGGTTACAACCAAAGGCTGGAGGCGCTGCGCGAATTGCTGAAACTCGACGAGCAGCCGCGACGCATGGAGTGCTTCGACATTAGCCACACTCAGGGCGAACTGACCGTGGCCTCTTGCGTCGTATTCGACGACGAAGGGCCGCGAAAGTCGGATTATCGCCGTTTTAATATCGACGGCATCGCCCCCGGCGATGATTATGCAGCCATGGCGCAGGCGCTCGGGCGGCGCTACAAGCGCATCAAAGACGGCGAGGTGCCGGTACCGGATCTGTTGTTTATCGACGGTGGGCGCGGGCAGCTCAATGCCGCGGTTGGCATTCTCGAAGAACTCGGCATTCAAGGGGTGCGCCTGGTCGGCGTGGCCAAGGGACCGGACCGCAAACCCGGCGCCGAGCAACTCTGGCAGCCGCATCAGCGCCACGCCATCATCGCGCCGGCGGACTCGCCCGCCATGCACCTGATCCAGCAGATTCGCGACGAGGCGCATCGCTTTGCCATCACCGGCCACCGCCAGCGCCGCGACAAAGCCAGACGCACCTCGGTGCTGGAGGACATTCCCGGCGTGGGTGCCAAGCGTCGCGCCAGCCTGCTGCGCGCCTTCGGAGGGCTGCGCGGTCTGCGCCGGGCGAGCGCGGACGACATCGCCCGGGTCGATGGCATTAGCACCGTCCTGGCCGAGCAGATTCACCAAGCGGTCCATCAGGAACTGGGCGGATGA
- the pgsA gene encoding CDP-diacylglycerol--glycerol-3-phosphate 3-phosphatidyltransferase: MMNIPNLLTLLRIGLIPVFMVIFYLPVPWARPVCALVFGAAALTDLLDGYLARRLNQTSPLGAFLDPVADKLMVAIALVLLVQTDPRALLALPAAVIIGREITVSALREWMAEIGSRAKVAVSMAGKLKTTAQMIAIFLLILQGPMLGLPIDPIGIALLYIAALLTLWSMVLYLRAAWPSLMGKGENQVSDS; encoded by the coding sequence ATGATGAATATCCCGAATCTGCTGACCCTGCTACGGATTGGGCTGATCCCGGTGTTTATGGTCATTTTCTACCTGCCGGTCCCTTGGGCGCGGCCGGTCTGCGCGCTGGTATTCGGCGCTGCGGCCCTGACCGACCTGCTCGACGGCTACCTGGCACGCCGCTTGAACCAGACCTCACCGCTGGGCGCCTTCCTCGACCCAGTGGCGGACAAGCTCATGGTCGCCATCGCCTTGGTGCTGCTGGTGCAGACCGACCCGCGCGCCCTGCTAGCCCTGCCGGCAGCAGTCATCATCGGCCGCGAAATCACCGTCTCTGCCCTGCGTGAATGGATGGCCGAAATTGGTAGCCGAGCCAAGGTGGCGGTGTCCATGGCCGGCAAGCTCAAGACTACTGCGCAGATGATCGCCATCTTCCTGCTGATTCTGCAGGGACCGATGCTCGGACTGCCGATAGACCCCATCGGCATCGCGTTGCTCTACATTGCCGCCCTGCTAACGCTCTGGTCCATGGTGCTCTACCTGCGCGCGGCCTGGCCGAGTTTGATGGGGAAGGGCGAAAATCAGGTTTCAGATTCTTGA
- a CDS encoding DUF6868 family protein: MTLDQLTAFFGWAAIINIALLLVSAAALLVLRGPITRIHTRLFGLDEKDLGRAYFQYLAQFKIATIVFTITPYLALKIVA, from the coding sequence ATGACCCTCGACCAACTCACGGCCTTCTTTGGCTGGGCCGCGATCATCAACATCGCCCTGCTGCTGGTTTCGGCTGCCGCATTGCTGGTGCTGCGCGGCCCAATCACGCGCATCCACACCCGGCTTTTCGGGCTGGATGAAAAGGACCTAGGCCGGGCTTACTTCCAGTATCTGGCGCAATTCAAGATCGCGACCATTGTCTTCACCATCACCCCCTATCTGGCGCTTAAGATCGTCGCCTGA